In a genomic window of Chrysemys picta bellii isolate R12L10 chromosome 1, ASM1138683v2, whole genome shotgun sequence:
- the NUAK1 gene encoding NUAK family SNF1-like kinase 1 isoform X3, with translation MVHIRREIEIMSSLSHPHIITIFEVFENKDKIVIIMEYASKGELYDYISERRRLSERETRHFFRQIVSAVHYCHKNGVVHRDLKLENILLDDNFNIKIADFGLSNLYHKDKFLQTFCGSPLYASPEIVNGRPYRGPEVDSWALGVLLYTLVYGTMPFDGFDHKNLIRQISSGEYREPTQPSDARGLIRWMLMVNPERRATIEDIANHWWVNWGYKSSVCDCDALRESESPLLARFIDWHHRSTGLQPETDTKMKCLSKPKGSEVTLERQRSLKKSKKENDIVQSIQEGGAENASKPTSKRPKGILKKRSNSEHRSHSAGFIEGVVNPALPSAFKIEQELCRTGVVIKSAMEGEIASKYGTKASSLMPKKGILKKTQQRESGYYSSPERSESSELLDNKDETENSDTSPGITETSRIGPHSHSYRRKGILKHNSKYSTSSIDSALVSPETPMVEAMEEGVLPGDRLSRSYSRPSSVISDDSILSSDSFDLLDLQESRPNRQRIRSCVSAENFLQIQDFEGLQNRPRPQHLKRYRNRLGDSSFSLLTDMDDVTQVYKKALEICNKLN, from the exons TGTTTGAAAATAAAGATAAGATTGTGATAATCATGGAGTATGCAAGCAAAGGGGAGTTGTATGATTACATCAGCGAGAGGCGGAGGCTGAGCGAGAGGGAGACGAGACACTTCTTCCGGCAGATTGTCTCCGCTGTACATTACTGTCACAAG aaTGGTGTTGTCCATAGGGATTTAAAACTGGAAAACATCCTTCTTGACGACAATTTTAACATTAAG ATTGCAGACTTTGGTCTTTCCAACCTCTATCACAAAGACAAGTTTCTACAGACCTTTTGTGGGAGCCCACTGTATGCTTCCCCAGAAATTGTTAATGGAAGACCCTATCGAGGCCCAGAG GTCGACAGCTGGGCCCTTGGTGTATTGCTTTACACTCTGGTTTATGGAACGATGCCCTTTGATGGCTTTGATCACAAAAATCTGATCAGGCAGATCAGCAGCGGAGAATATCGTGAGCCAACACAGCCCTCAG ATGCTCGTGGTCTGATCAGGTGGATGCTGATGGTGAATCCTGAGCGCCGAGCAACCATCGAAGACATAGCCAATCACTGGTGGGTTAATTGGGGCTACAAGAGCAGCGTTTGTGACTGTGATGCCTTGAGAGAATCAGAGTCCCCGCTGCTGGCTAGGTTTATTGATTGGCATCACCGTTCGACGGGTCTCCAGCCAGAGACTGATACCAAAATGAAGTGCCTTTCCAAACCCAAAGGTTCCGAAGTTACGCTGGAGCGACAGAGGTCCCTGAAAAAATCAAAGAAGGAAAATGACATTGTGCAATCGATCCAGGAAGGAGGAGCTGAGAATGCATCCAAACCAACCTCCAAGAGGCCCAAAGGAATCTTGAAGAAAAGGAGCAACAGTGAGCATCGGTCTCACAGTGCAGGATTCATTGAAGGAGTGGTCAACCCAGCCTTACCCTCCGCTTTTAAGATAGAGCAAGAACTGTGTAGGACTGGTGTTGTCATTAAGAGTGCCATGGAGGGAGAAATAGCAAGCAAATACGGCACTAAAGCGTCTTCCCTCATGCCAAAAAAAGGAATCTTAAAGAAGACTCAGCAGAGAGAGTCTGGCTACTACTCTTCTCCAGAACGAAGTGAATCTTCTGAATTGTTGGACAATAAGGATGAGACAGAAAACAGTGACACTTCCCCAGGCATCACTGAAACATCAAGAATTGGGCCTCATAGCCATTCCTATAGACGTAAGGGCATCTTAAAACACAACAGCAAGTATTCCACCAGCAGCATTGACTCTGCTTTGGTCAGTCCTGAAACACCGATGGTGGAAGCCATGGAAGAAGGGGTCCTGCCTGGGGATAGATTATCTCGAAGTTACAGTCGCCCTTCTAGTGTGATTAGTGATGACAGTATTTTGTCCAGTGACTCCTTTGACTTGCTAGATTTGCAAGAGAGCAGGCCAAACAGGCAAAGGATACGGAGCTGTGTCTCTGCTGAAAACTTCCTCCAGATCCAAGATTTTGAAGGACTCCAGAACCGCCCACGCCCACAGCATTTGAAACGTTATCGAAATCGGCTGGGGGACAGCAGTTTTTCCCTTCTCACGGACATGGATGATGTGACTCAGGTCTACAAGAAAGCTCTGGAGATCTGCAACAAGCTCAACTAG